A genomic segment from Glycine soja cultivar W05 chromosome 20, ASM419377v2, whole genome shotgun sequence encodes:
- the LOC114402819 gene encoding uncharacterized protein LOC114402819 — protein MGGVSMNPVFRSEVPFGYYCYNNNNNYSEQNNTMVEKRQLFLRSYQFCRKKSLTERIKGSLVRAKKIVWLRLRSACKLRRSFKCAFYYRRRRFFQLLHSNNRKTESSSCLW, from the coding sequence ATGGGTGGTGTGAGTATGAATCCAGTGTTTAGGAGTGAAGTACCATTTGGGTATTACtgctacaacaacaacaacaactactCTGAGCAGAACAACACCATGGTGGAGAAGAGACAGCTATTCCTGAGAAGCTACCAGTTCTGTAGAAAGAAGAGTCTGACAGAGAGAATCAAAGGGTCTTTGGTTCGTGCCAAGAAAATTGTGTGGCTAAGGCTAAGGTCTGCTTGCAAACTCAGGAGGTCCTTCAAATGCGCTTTCTATTACCGCAGGAGAAGGTTCTTCCAGCTTTTACACAGCAACAACCGCAAAACCGAATCTTCTTCATGTTTATGGTAA